Part of the Candidatus Hydrogenedentota bacterium genome, TCACGACGGACTACGAAATCTGTGGAGAAAAGGCGTCGCTGGAGGCTGCGCGCAAGGCGGCCGATTACATCATCGCGCGGTGGGAGGCGGAGCCGGATCGAATTCCTGGAAACGGCGAGATTACGACGTACATGGCGGTGACGTGCAGCGAGCCGGCCATGTTGAGACTTTACAAGATCACCGGTGACAAAAAGTACCTGGAGTATTGCACGAGGTTTCGAAAGCTCCCGGAGTGGGACGGTCCCATCGTCGAGGGTCGTTGGGGGCAAATCGCGGGACACGCGTACGCGTACATGAGCCGGGCGATGGCACAGTTGGATCTGTATCGGATGGAGCCCGATAAAAAGCTCCTTATCCCTTCGCGCAATGCAATGACGTTCTTGATTGAAAAGGAGGGCCTGTCAATTACCGGTACGTGCGGTCAGCACGAATGCTGGCACAGCACTCAGGAAGGTGCGGCAAATCTCGGCGAAACGTGCGCCACGGCATACCTGCTGCGCTTCTGCGAAGACCTGATGTGCATGAATGGCGACGGGCGGTATGGCGATCTTATGGAACGGGCAATCTACAACGCGCTGTTTGCGGCGCAATCGCCGGATGGCCGAAAGATCCGATACTACTCGCCTTTTGAGGGGCCCCGCGAGTATTTCAAGGAAGACACGTACTGCTGTCCATGCAACTACCGGCGAATTCTCGCGGAATTGCCTCAGTTGATCTACTACCAGCGGGAAAACGGGGTGTACGTCAACCTGTACACGCCATCGGAAGCCGAGTGTCCGCTTCCAGACGGGGGCGTGGTGAAGCTGAAGCAGGATACGTCGTATCCGTCGGGAGACACAGTGACGATCAGCGTGAACGTCGATACGCCGAGGACCTTCGCGATCGGCCTTCGCATACCGATTTGGTGCACGGACCCTGAAATCAAGGTGAATGGCGAAGCCGTGGAGCTCTCGAACAAGTCACCCATGCCCATCCACAAGACGTGGCGCGCGGGCGACCGCATCGAGTTGCGTTTCCCCATGGCGCCACAGTTGATCCAGGGGCGGGCAGCCCAGTCTGGCCGGGCAGCGGTGATGGTAGGTCCGACGGTATTCACTCTGAATCGTGCTGTCAACCCTGGGCTGGAGAAAGAGGACTTGCGCCTGATAACCATTGATCCGAAGACTCTCACCGGACCGTTCCCGGATGACTCGGTGCGTCCTGGCGGGATGGCGTGCAAAGTCAAGGCGTGGCGGACAACGGAATGGTATCCATTCAGCGCGCACACGTGGGAATTGACGTTGACGGAGTTCCCCGACCCCTCCGGGGAGGCGACGTATTTTCACGTGCCCAATCCAAACGATGAGACGCTTCGGCCCGACAAACTCATTTGCCTGAAGGGGCTGGAGCCCTGATTGGGCATCGACGGGACTGATCAGCACTTCCGACCGCACGAGGGAGATATGATCGGTTGCCTGATTGCGTACCATTTTCATGGAGTGGCGCGTTTGGCCAGACGGGTTGCCCCGTCACCGAGCGCCCAAGTAGTATCGTGTCCCACAGGTAAGGAGCCTAGGATTGAGCGCATTTCGGCAAGCCATTAAGGACATTATCACGAATGTCGAGACGGTCGTGCTCGACAAGTCGGCGGTCATCAAGACGGCGCTGTCAGCCCTGTTGGCGGGTGGGCACGTGCTGATGGAGGACGTGCCGGGCGTGGCGAAGACGGTGCTGGTGCGGGCGCTGGCCATATCCAGCGGTTGCGGATTCAGCCGCATCCAGTGCACGCCGGACTTGTTGCCGACGGACGTGAGCGGGGTGTCCATCTTTAATCAGAAGACCCAGGAATTCGAATTCCGCCGCGGGCCGGTGTTTGCGCAAGTGGTGCTTGCCGACGAAATCAACCGTGCCACGCCGCGTACCCAGGCTGCTTTGTTGGAAGCGATGGCCGAGGGCCAGGTGTCGGTAGACGGCGTGACGCACAAGCTGGCCCAGCCCTTCATCGTGTTCGCGACGCAGAATCCGGTGGAGCACGAAGGGACGTTCCCGTTGCCGGAAGCCCAGCTCGACCGCTTCATGATCCGGCTGTCGATGGGGTATCCCAACATACGCGCAGAGGCGGAGATGCTTGAGCGCATCCG contains:
- a CDS encoding glycoside hydrolase family 127 protein, which gives rise to TTDYEICGEKASLEAARKAADYIIARWEAEPDRIPGNGEITTYMAVTCSEPAMLRLYKITGDKKYLEYCTRFRKLPEWDGPIVEGRWGQIAGHAYAYMSRAMAQLDLYRMEPDKKLLIPSRNAMTFLIEKEGLSITGTCGQHECWHSTQEGAANLGETCATAYLLRFCEDLMCMNGDGRYGDLMERAIYNALFAAQSPDGRKIRYYSPFEGPREYFKEDTYCCPCNYRRILAELPQLIYYQRENGVYVNLYTPSEAECPLPDGGVVKLKQDTSYPSGDTVTISVNVDTPRTFAIGLRIPIWCTDPEIKVNGEAVELSNKSPMPIHKTWRAGDRIELRFPMAPQLIQGRAAQSGRAAVMVGPTVFTLNRAVNPGLEKEDLRLITIDPKTLTGPFPDDSVRPGGMACKVKAWRTTEWYPFSAHTWELTLTEFPDPSGEATYFHVPNPNDETLRPDKLICLKGLEP
- a CDS encoding MoxR family ATPase, whose protein sequence is MSAFRQAIKDIITNVETVVLDKSAVIKTALSALLAGGHVLMEDVPGVAKTVLVRALAISSGCGFSRIQCTPDLLPTDVSGVSIFNQKTQEFEFRRGPVFAQVVLADEINRATPRTQAALLEAMAEGQVSVDGVTHKLAQPFIVFATQNPVEHEGTFPLPEAQLDRFMIRLSMGYPNIRAEAEMLERIRMAHPLDTLKPVTDPQTILRMQTGIRDIYVHEKVRDYLLRLINRTRDSTHLSLGASPRASLALFRAAQSFAAVQGRAYVLPDDIKLLAHPVLEHRLILNPESRLRRVTTNSVLRDIIAEVPVPAGTQNWKAG